Proteins encoded within one genomic window of Sphingomonas sp. NBWT7:
- a CDS encoding Bax inhibitor-1/YccA family protein: MANWSDPRPTASAFGASVPGTRGSTYDAGLRKYMLSVYNYMASGVLLTGIVAMLFSSGGRDSMAAQVFMQPGILKYIIMFSPLAFVMVLSFGINRLSTGTAQLLFWAFAGIMGLSMSTIFLVYTGASIATTFFATAVAFLSLSIYGYTTKRNLQAFGTFLIMGVVGILVASLLNIWLKSSALQMGISAIGVLLFAGLTAYDTQRIKEMYAHVAGTDMMGKAVIMGALSLYLDFVNMFQFLLSFLGQRE; this comes from the coding sequence ATGGCCAACTGGTCCGACCCCCGTCCGACCGCGAGCGCGTTCGGCGCGAGCGTACCGGGCACGCGTGGATCGACATATGATGCGGGCCTCCGCAAGTACATGCTGTCGGTCTATAACTACATGGCTTCGGGTGTGCTGCTCACCGGCATCGTCGCGATGCTGTTTTCCAGCGGCGGCCGCGACAGCATGGCGGCGCAGGTCTTCATGCAGCCGGGCATCCTGAAGTACATCATCATGTTCTCGCCGCTGGCGTTCGTGATGGTGCTCAGCTTCGGGATCAATCGCCTGTCGACCGGCACTGCGCAGCTTTTGTTCTGGGCGTTCGCGGGCATCATGGGCCTGTCGATGTCGACGATCTTCCTCGTCTACACCGGCGCCTCGATCGCGACGACGTTCTTCGCCACCGCGGTCGCCTTCCTGTCGCTCAGCATCTACGGCTATACGACGAAGCGTAACCTGCAGGCGTTCGGCACCTTCCTCATCATGGGCGTCGTCGGCATTCTCGTCGCCTCGCTGCTCAACATCTGGCTGAAGTCCTCGGCGCTGCAGATGGGCATCAGCGCGATCGGCGTGCTGCTCTTCGCCGGCCTCACCGCCTACGATACGCAGCGCATCAAGGAGATGTACGCCCACGTCGCGGGAACCGACATGATGGGCAAGGCCGTGATCATGGGCGCGCTGTCGCTCTATCTCGACTTCGTCAACATGTTCCAGTTCCTGCTCTCGTTCCTCGGCCAGCGCGAATAG
- a CDS encoding transglutaminase family protein gives MRLAITAHLDYGFPEPADVLLQIEAAAMADQRLEAQSLTIWSDNPIAAIRGEEGIGQRCWARADRRLVADYTATVRVERQPIVLQSLGATPVRALPSATVRYLMPSRYCESDRLEHFVRRTFAGLSGGALAAALVDWVRGALEYSNAVSDGRTTALTTFADRRGVCRDYAHLLVALARAAEIPARCVAAYAPGVDPPDFHAVAELWLDGAWRLVDATGMASAADLVRVAVGLDATEIAFMTIFGTATLWRQTVKVERLGDDGEHGSAPDR, from the coding sequence ATGCGCCTCGCGATCACCGCCCACCTCGATTACGGCTTTCCCGAGCCCGCCGACGTCCTGCTCCAGATCGAGGCGGCGGCGATGGCCGATCAGCGGCTCGAGGCGCAGTCGCTGACGATCTGGTCGGACAATCCGATCGCCGCGATCCGCGGCGAGGAAGGGATCGGCCAACGCTGCTGGGCGCGTGCCGACCGGCGGCTCGTCGCCGATTACACCGCGACCGTGCGGGTCGAACGCCAGCCCATCGTGCTCCAATCGCTCGGCGCCACGCCGGTGCGCGCGCTGCCGTCCGCCACCGTCCGTTACCTGATGCCCAGCCGCTACTGCGAGTCCGACCGGCTCGAGCATTTCGTGCGGCGCACCTTCGCCGGACTGTCGGGCGGCGCGCTCGCCGCGGCGCTGGTCGATTGGGTGCGCGGCGCGCTCGAATACAGCAATGCGGTCAGCGACGGGCGCACCACCGCGCTTACCACCTTTGCCGATCGTCGCGGCGTGTGCCGTGATTACGCCCACCTCCTCGTCGCGCTCGCCCGCGCCGCGGAAATCCCGGCGCGCTGCGTCGCGGCCTACGCGCCCGGCGTCGATCCGCCCGATTTCCACGCCGTCGCCGAACTCTGGCTCGACGGCGCGTGGCGGCTCGTCGACGCGACCGGCATGGCATCGGCCGCCGATCTGGTGCGCGTCGCGGTCGGGCTCGACGCGACCGAGATCGCGTTCATGACGATCTTCGGCACCGCGACGCTGTGGCGCCAGACGGTCAAGGTCGAACGGCTCGGCGACGACGGGGAACACGGCTCGGCGCCGGATCGTTGA